In the Pantanalinema sp. genome, one interval contains:
- a CDS encoding IPT/TIG domain-containing protein: MRKVMTTLLLAGLGGCALFPGASDPIPELSGRVDFGAPLRTQATLDEVGVAATVTLIGASDNRAVSSALTDAGGRFVLSFRGWKPTTGEVYYLEAIKGLNQNLAGSSAARVRTLGGWTSGGWKFLTQGGIIITTGTTAVAILTSHLGTASVPVDGLVGKMIAGTPDASLMPTTADTFQHAGTGITNAQFHKVYELVDQALAQETDPMDRIVPLGPSFVLKAGTGLGGYVLAPTLHAAVPTEGPVGSLVTLYGLDFAGASTDNAVYVGNKRATVISSDPNQLVVQVPAGAATGNLTVRTQGGTSAALPFTVTAIGASDIGGTFAPR; encoded by the coding sequence ATGCGCAAAGTGATGACCACGCTGCTGCTCGCGGGACTTGGAGGGTGCGCCCTTTTCCCCGGGGCCTCGGATCCGATTCCCGAGCTGTCGGGCCGGGTCGATTTCGGCGCGCCCCTGAGGACCCAGGCCACCCTCGACGAGGTCGGGGTGGCGGCGACCGTGACCCTGATCGGGGCCTCCGACAACCGGGCGGTCTCCTCGGCCCTGACCGACGCCGGTGGCCGCTTCGTTCTCTCCTTTCGAGGCTGGAAGCCCACCACCGGCGAGGTATACTACCTGGAGGCCATCAAGGGGCTGAACCAGAACCTCGCCGGAAGCTCGGCGGCCAGGGTCCGGACTCTGGGGGGCTGGACTTCCGGCGGCTGGAAGTTCCTGACCCAGGGGGGGATCATCATCACCACCGGCACCACCGCCGTCGCGATCCTGACCAGCCACTTGGGAACGGCATCGGTGCCGGTGGACGGGCTCGTCGGCAAGATGATCGCGGGCACCCCGGACGCTTCCTTGATGCCCACCACCGCAGATACCTTCCAGCACGCCGGCACCGGGATCACCAACGCCCAGTTCCACAAGGTCTACGAGCTGGTCGATCAGGCCCTCGCCCAGGAGACCGACCCGATGGACCGGATCGTCCCTTTGGGCCCGTCCTTCGTCCTCAAGGCCGGCACGGGCCTGGGAGGATACGTGCTCGCACCGACCTTGCATGCCGCCGTCCCGACCGAAGGGCCGGTCGGGAGTCTCGTCACCCTGTACGGCCTTGACTTCGCCGGGGCGAGTACCGACAATGCCGTCTATGTCGGGAACAAGCGCGCCACCGTGATCAGCTCGGATCCGAACCAGCTGGTCGTTCAGGTGCCGGCGGGCGCCGCCACCGGCAACCTGACGGTCCGGACCCAGGGCGGCACCAGCGCGGCACTCCCCTTCACCGTCACCGCGATCGGTGCTTCCGATATCGGTGGGACCTTTGCACCGCGCTGA
- a CDS encoding IPT/TIG domain-containing protein — translation MPDAPARVSDGADAIEHAASQARATDTAIRGALSMPGDRTILAAPDYASKNATLTLVSLSDNLTIVTGRTNADGTFVLSLNGFTPLPGSTFLLEASRGLNNHAAGNDVARFRTFLTWTGGAWTSTSGTSIVINAQTTAVAVISSLDPIDVPPGGTMNKVSGTSLNASPALTNHPDSEIALLATEMLSYLNKDFDPVRNTANIGPSITTLTPSNPTSGGAMIITGSGFSPIQSGNVVRFGAASASIFTASSTALGVFVPPGAPSSGVVTVKTGVGTSKEAAAYALSASGGGGGSGGGSAGGLSISALVPANGAPGDSIMIRGTGFSTTLSDNVVKFAGVDAEVTYADSDMVVAKVPAGAASGPMTVTVGGVTKGFFFNFTVPIIASFSPNTGNELTSVTVNGQNFATQGPQSKIRFNGTPSPNITSWFGTQAVGLAPPPSLTARISGPLTVQSDAGIISQSGGPFTARQNVVENFATTNQKNGSTNAAWGSNALQPASAVTTFTQSNFSANTNVGVALNGSNQLTMLPAVMAHTGQQPGGSWATQLGVDGASYFFGNGSGTVYRYSLFDGSSMGTRGMGTNSAGSYVYLPTENLYAEFGPNNAAIYKYNAFAGSQVTSGYSHTSFLATNGTHYLVNSNWGNYSIIGTGLGAVANPWSLTNSGGLAAAGFTGSPTFLLKNSTAASITTLQALTYPGGANDTVNLPFTIGSTGLSMAYPTIGSNGTDLFILGSNAAYNGGALSLFRFKVNGSAITFASGASGTSLTSAFALPASSIWDTLTFNGTVPAGTALTVDVLDGSTNAVLMSNVSSGTSLNGLAAGSLKLRATMTGGNTAVPLLTSWSVTTRPSFAISNGYDTGTNYGVYESPVINANNGSYTIQYQDSADNNAWGSWVSDITTLTRRYIRFKVNFSASNTQITRITLPYTY, via the coding sequence TTGCCCGACGCTCCGGCCCGTGTTTCCGACGGCGCCGACGCCATCGAGCATGCGGCATCGCAGGCGCGAGCGACCGACACTGCCATCCGTGGCGCGCTGTCGATGCCGGGAGACCGCACGATCCTTGCGGCTCCGGATTACGCCTCGAAAAACGCGACCCTGACCCTCGTCTCGCTTTCGGATAACCTCACCATCGTCACCGGCCGCACCAATGCCGACGGCACCTTCGTGCTCTCGCTCAACGGCTTCACCCCTCTTCCCGGGTCGACGTTCCTGCTGGAGGCAAGCCGCGGCCTCAACAACCACGCCGCGGGCAACGACGTGGCGCGCTTCCGCACCTTCCTGACCTGGACGGGCGGGGCCTGGACGAGTACCTCGGGCACCTCGATCGTGATCAACGCTCAGACCACGGCGGTGGCGGTCATCAGCAGCCTGGATCCGATCGACGTGCCCCCGGGCGGCACCATGAACAAGGTCTCGGGCACCAGCCTCAACGCGTCCCCGGCCTTGACCAACCACCCCGATAGCGAGATCGCCCTGCTTGCCACCGAGATGCTCAGCTACCTGAACAAGGACTTCGACCCGGTGCGCAACACGGCGAACATCGGGCCGAGCATCACCACCCTGACCCCATCCAACCCGACCTCGGGCGGGGCCATGATCATCACGGGGAGCGGCTTCTCGCCCATCCAGAGCGGCAACGTGGTGCGCTTCGGGGCGGCGAGCGCCTCGATCTTCACGGCCTCCTCTACCGCGCTGGGGGTGTTCGTCCCCCCCGGCGCGCCCAGCTCGGGGGTCGTCACGGTCAAGACCGGCGTCGGGACGAGCAAGGAAGCCGCAGCCTACGCCCTCTCGGCCTCGGGAGGCGGTGGGGGCAGCGGCGGAGGAAGCGCAGGCGGCCTGAGCATCTCGGCCCTGGTGCCCGCCAACGGTGCACCCGGCGATTCGATCATGATCCGCGGGACCGGCTTCAGCACGACCTTGAGCGACAACGTCGTCAAGTTCGCCGGGGTCGATGCCGAGGTCACCTACGCCGATAGCGACATGGTGGTGGCCAAGGTTCCCGCCGGGGCGGCCTCGGGCCCCATGACCGTCACGGTTGGCGGGGTGACCAAGGGTTTCTTCTTCAACTTCACCGTGCCCATCATCGCCTCTTTCTCCCCCAACACGGGCAACGAGCTGACCTCGGTGACGGTCAACGGCCAGAACTTCGCCACCCAGGGGCCCCAGAGCAAGATCCGCTTCAACGGGACGCCGTCGCCGAACATCACCTCGTGGTTCGGCACCCAGGCGGTGGGCCTCGCGCCGCCTCCCTCCTTGACGGCGCGCATCTCGGGGCCGCTCACGGTCCAGTCGGATGCGGGGATCATCAGCCAGAGCGGCGGCCCCTTCACCGCCCGGCAGAACGTGGTCGAGAACTTCGCCACCACCAACCAGAAGAATGGCAGCACCAATGCCGCCTGGGGCAGCAACGCGCTCCAGCCGGCATCGGCGGTCACGACGTTCACCCAGAGCAACTTCAGCGCGAACACCAACGTCGGAGTAGCGTTGAACGGAAGCAACCAGCTCACGATGCTGCCTGCCGTGATGGCTCACACCGGGCAGCAACCCGGTGGGAGCTGGGCCACGCAGCTGGGTGTCGATGGGGCCTCGTACTTCTTCGGGAACGGATCGGGCACCGTATACAGGTATTCGTTGTTCGATGGCTCGTCAATGGGGACGCGCGGGATGGGAACGAACTCGGCCGGCAGTTATGTTTATCTGCCGACCGAGAACCTGTATGCCGAGTTCGGGCCGAACAATGCTGCGATCTACAAGTACAACGCCTTCGCCGGATCCCAGGTGACCAGCGGATACAGCCATACGTCCTTCTTGGCCACGAACGGGACCCATTACCTCGTGAACTCGAACTGGGGCAACTACTCCATCATCGGCACGGGATTGGGCGCCGTGGCCAATCCCTGGTCCTTGACCAACTCTGGCGGTCTTGCAGCCGCCGGGTTTACCGGATCACCGACTTTCCTGCTCAAGAACTCGACGGCTGCTAGCATTACGACTCTGCAGGCGCTGACCTACCCGGGTGGGGCGAATGATACGGTCAACTTGCCCTTCACGATCGGGAGCACGGGGCTTTCCATGGCTTATCCCACGATCGGCTCGAACGGGACCGATCTCTTCATCCTGGGCTCAAATGCCGCCTACAACGGCGGGGCGCTGTCGCTTTTCAGGTTCAAGGTCAACGGTTCGGCAATCACCTTCGCGTCGGGTGCTTCAGGCACCTCTCTCACCTCGGCGTTTGCCCTTCCCGCGAGTTCCATCTGGGATACCTTGACCTTCAACGGGACGGTGCCTGCAGGCACCGCCCTCACCGTGGATGTTCTCGACGGATCGACCAACGCCGTCCTCATGAGCAATGTCTCGAGTGGAACGAGTCTGAACGGCCTCGCCGCGGGTAGCCTCAAGCTCCGGGCCACCATGACGGGCGGGAACACGGCCGTTCCTCTGCTCACGTCGTGGTCGGTGACCACGCGTCCCTCTTTCGCCATCTCCAATGGTTACGACACGGGCACCAACTACGGGGTCTACGAGTCCCCGGTCATCAACGCGAACAACGGCAGCTACACCATCCAGTACCAGGACAGCGCCGACAACAACGCATGGGGTTCCTGGGTCTCGGACATCACCACGCTGACCCGCCGCTACATCCGGTTCAAGGTGAACTTCTCGGCCTCGAACACGCAGATCACCCGCATCACCCTCCCTTACACCTACTAG
- a CDS encoding IPT/TIG domain-containing protein encodes MRTTSSTYIPGTALLTRARLQARRWAVAALALALSACQLAPTPLAGPASSVVEAVTATSKTEATAIRGAVRFPAIKAQAAPDYASSNATLTLIGLADNLTVVTGKTNTDGSFVLPLGGFTPESNTYFLLEASRGLNNHAAGNTVARFRTILKWTGSAWTSISGASILINALTTAVAIESSLDPVNVSPGATIDKVSGTSLNASPVMTGHPDPEVAALAASIASCLTNDLDPVGSVPSIKPSLTALQPPTVAVNGAMVLKGRGFSPIAGDNTVLFGTATASVFFASPTSLGVYVPATAPGTGVLKVTTSQGTNPEALSFVVAGAGGASGGSGGGTGASPVITALSPNSGDFNTNGVTVTGTDFDAFGVGSLVRFNQINAPFLSSWTNTEAVAKVPGPTLAGRVSGPVLLGTRQGLLSQPYGNFTASTDVTENFLDNNLWDSDNSLNVVWTGGPRILYDGNLNVPAGTTTFAPPRSILASDGNVGSQNVIVGNSLGFQPGQEIFLVQLYGTGAGYWEFNTIKSVNGSVLTMTNALAHTYNQGQSLCQKVPHYGAVTVTGTLTTQGVDTLGLAGGFIVFRSDTLTVNAGGRISADALGGTGGVYASTSGFPNANMGSATNGGGVGINNGRGGGGYAEGGSVTNDGSRVPGGNGIGSNGGGGGNNNGGGGGYGTAGGGTAGSGGYATGGSAGGTPDLSRIFPGAGGGAEHNSVSRGGNGGGVVFINASTLTNNGVISANGGNYVGSYGGGGSGGSIFLNASTMSLAASSVLVNGGTGYNSTWSSSYSAGGYGRVRLSYDKLGGVIYPNSGLESSAAGASTPRYSSTALSLYQIAMGTVQSKAYDTGTMAPTYMSVSPNQTLNGGSLGFEYSSSSDGVSWSPWNATFASLPARRFLRWKATVSGNAVLNSLALNYAY; translated from the coding sequence ATGCGAACCACATCGTCGACCTACATCCCAGGAACCGCTCTGCTGACGCGTGCCCGCCTGCAAGCCCGGCGCTGGGCCGTCGCAGCGCTCGCCTTGGCCCTGTCGGCTTGCCAGCTGGCCCCCACGCCCCTCGCGGGGCCGGCGTCCTCGGTCGTGGAGGCGGTCACGGCGACGAGCAAGACGGAGGCCACGGCCATCCGTGGTGCGGTCCGGTTCCCGGCCATCAAGGCGCAGGCGGCCCCCGACTACGCCTCGAGCAACGCCACGCTGACCTTGATAGGCCTTGCGGACAACCTCACGGTCGTCACGGGAAAGACCAACACCGACGGCTCGTTCGTGCTGCCGCTCGGCGGTTTCACCCCTGAATCCAACACCTACTTTTTGCTCGAGGCGAGCCGCGGCCTCAACAACCATGCGGCCGGCAACACCGTGGCGCGCTTCCGGACGATCCTCAAGTGGACGGGAAGCGCCTGGACGAGTATCTCGGGCGCTTCGATCCTCATCAACGCCCTGACCACGGCGGTGGCCATCGAGAGCAGCCTCGATCCCGTGAACGTCAGTCCCGGCGCCACCATCGACAAGGTGAGCGGTACCTCGCTCAACGCCAGCCCCGTTATGACGGGGCACCCCGACCCCGAGGTGGCGGCCCTCGCGGCCTCGATCGCAAGCTGCCTCACCAACGACCTGGATCCGGTGGGCAGCGTCCCGTCGATCAAGCCCAGCCTCACGGCCCTTCAGCCGCCGACCGTCGCGGTCAACGGGGCCATGGTCCTGAAGGGGCGGGGCTTCTCCCCCATCGCGGGCGACAACACGGTGCTGTTCGGCACGGCGACGGCCTCGGTCTTCTTCGCCTCTCCGACGTCGCTCGGCGTGTACGTGCCGGCGACCGCCCCCGGTACCGGTGTCCTGAAGGTGACGACCTCCCAGGGAACGAACCCCGAGGCCCTGTCGTTCGTGGTCGCGGGCGCCGGGGGCGCTTCCGGGGGATCGGGCGGCGGCACGGGCGCGTCTCCCGTGATCACCGCCCTCTCTCCGAACTCGGGCGATTTCAACACCAACGGGGTCACCGTCACGGGCACCGACTTCGACGCCTTCGGCGTCGGCAGCCTGGTGCGCTTCAACCAGATCAACGCGCCTTTCCTCTCGTCGTGGACCAACACCGAGGCCGTGGCCAAGGTGCCGGGGCCCACGCTCGCCGGCCGCGTCTCCGGCCCGGTCCTGCTGGGGACCCGCCAGGGCCTTCTGAGCCAGCCCTACGGGAACTTCACGGCCTCGACGGACGTCACCGAGAACTTCCTGGACAACAACCTGTGGGACTCGGACAACAGCCTCAACGTCGTCTGGACCGGCGGTCCCCGCATCCTCTACGACGGCAACCTCAACGTGCCGGCGGGCACCACGACCTTCGCGCCGCCCCGGAGCATCCTGGCTTCGGACGGCAACGTTGGCAGCCAGAACGTCATCGTGGGCAACAGCCTGGGCTTCCAGCCCGGCCAGGAGATCTTCCTGGTCCAGCTCTATGGCACGGGGGCAGGCTACTGGGAGTTCAACACCATCAAGTCGGTCAACGGCAGCGTGCTGACGATGACCAACGCCCTGGCCCACACCTACAACCAGGGGCAGTCCCTGTGCCAGAAGGTGCCCCACTACGGCGCGGTCACGGTGACCGGGACCCTGACGACCCAGGGGGTCGATACGCTGGGGCTGGCTGGGGGCTTCATCGTCTTTCGATCGGACACCCTGACCGTGAACGCGGGCGGGCGCATCAGCGCCGATGCCCTCGGGGGGACGGGCGGCGTTTACGCCTCGACCTCGGGCTTCCCCAACGCGAACATGGGGTCGGCCACGAACGGAGGCGGCGTGGGCATCAACAACGGCCGAGGCGGTGGGGGCTACGCCGAGGGCGGCAGCGTCACCAATGACGGCTCGCGCGTGCCTGGCGGCAACGGCATCGGGAGCAACGGCGGCGGCGGCGGCAACAACAACGGCGGCGGCGGCGGCTACGGCACCGCGGGTGGAGGCACCGCCGGATCCGGCGGCTATGCGACCGGCGGTTCGGCGGGAGGCACCCCCGATCTCAGCCGCATCTTCCCGGGGGCGGGCGGCGGCGCCGAGCACAACAGTGTCAGTAGAGGCGGAAACGGGGGCGGGGTCGTTTTCATCAACGCCTCGACCCTGACCAACAACGGTGTTATCTCGGCAAACGGTGGCAATTACGTCGGGAGCTACGGCGGCGGCGGTAGCGGGGGGTCGATTTTCCTGAACGCCTCGACCATGTCCCTGGCGGCCAGCTCGGTGCTCGTGAACGGCGGGACCGGATACAACTCCACCTGGTCATCGTCCTATTCGGCCGGCGGCTACGGTAGGGTCCGGCTCTCGTACGACAAGCTCGGGGGCGTGATCTATCCCAACAGCGGGCTCGAGTCCTCGGCGGCTGGCGCGAGCACGCCGCGATATAGTTCGACTGCGCTCTCCCTCTACCAGATCGCCATGGGCACGGTCCAGTCCAAGGCCTACGACACCGGCACCATGGCGCCCACCTACATGAGCGTCAGCCCCAACCAGACGCTCAATGGCGGGTCGCTCGGCTTCGAGTACTCCAGCAGTTCCGACGGCGTGTCCTGGAGCCCGTGGAACGCAACGTTCGCGAGCCTGCCGGCACGGCGCTTCCTCCGCTGGAAGGCGACGGTGTCGGGGAATGCAGTCCTGAACAGCCTCGCGCTCAACTACGCCTACTGA
- a CDS encoding clostripain-related cysteine peptidase, producing MSIRRTLSRLATLALSAGMLAGCSAPAIWAPGVQADGTLRAKAAEGDFPASSPLKASTVLSYQAVDNNLQGSLPADLNVMEKVVDPRTMNLLVSADVFAFRFSWARGFEKVSNRDKEGAYRFFVTPDGRDEAYASPYVGLADPDSGSAAHLREFISWGLGKYPGKLRVLDIRSHGHGPLGIADDFHSRSRIFLPELQGAIKQGSDGKGVDVLTTKACLMASVEVGYQLSDSAKYLVASEDGMLTRTGSDSLFYRNLDLLAKSPAITARDFAAAYVTKGMALQQPELRTATTYSAVDLSKVPAAISPIKAMSNALLSLVPSRKAEIQAALAASRNWGRSQTQTDLYDLCEKLEALGDPALTQACVQVRRSLGAAVMVALSDEANRAGMHGLTIMTQLTTGDQAMNEALFAQYKRTAFDREVGWSKVLEALGAFGSERKDHNG from the coding sequence TTGAGCATCCGTCGCACCCTGTCGCGCCTCGCCACGCTCGCTCTGAGCGCGGGCATGCTTGCGGGCTGCTCCGCTCCGGCGATATGGGCACCGGGCGTCCAGGCGGACGGGACGCTGCGCGCCAAGGCCGCCGAAGGCGACTTCCCCGCGTCCAGCCCGCTCAAGGCGAGCACGGTGCTGAGCTACCAGGCCGTCGACAACAACCTGCAGGGCAGCCTTCCGGCCGATCTGAACGTGATGGAGAAGGTCGTGGATCCCAGGACCATGAACCTCCTGGTCTCGGCGGACGTCTTCGCCTTCCGCTTCTCGTGGGCCAGGGGCTTCGAGAAGGTGAGCAACCGCGACAAGGAGGGAGCCTACCGCTTCTTCGTGACCCCGGATGGGCGCGACGAGGCCTACGCCTCGCCCTACGTGGGCCTCGCCGATCCCGACTCCGGCAGCGCCGCGCACCTTCGCGAGTTCATCTCCTGGGGGCTCGGCAAGTACCCCGGCAAGCTCAGGGTCCTCGACATCCGCAGCCACGGCCACGGGCCGCTCGGCATCGCCGACGACTTCCACTCGCGCAGCCGCATCTTCCTGCCCGAGCTCCAGGGGGCCATCAAGCAGGGGAGCGACGGCAAGGGCGTGGACGTCCTCACCACCAAGGCCTGCCTCATGGCCTCGGTCGAGGTCGGCTACCAGCTCTCGGACAGCGCGAAGTACCTGGTCGCCTCCGAGGACGGCATGCTCACCCGGACGGGCTCGGACTCGCTCTTCTACCGCAACCTCGATCTGCTCGCCAAGTCCCCTGCGATCACCGCCCGCGACTTCGCCGCCGCCTACGTCACCAAGGGCATGGCGCTCCAGCAGCCCGAGCTGCGCACCGCCACGACCTACTCGGCGGTCGATCTGAGCAAGGTGCCCGCCGCGATCTCCCCGATCAAGGCCATGAGCAACGCCCTGCTTTCGCTGGTGCCCTCGCGCAAGGCCGAGATCCAGGCCGCGCTGGCAGCAAGCCGCAACTGGGGGCGCTCCCAGACCCAGACCGACCTGTACGACCTCTGCGAGAAGCTCGAGGCGCTGGGGGACCCCGCGCTCACCCAGGCATGCGTCCAGGTGCGCCGCTCGCTCGGCGCCGCGGTGATGGTTGCGCTTTCGGACGAGGCGAACCGCGCCGGCATGCACGGCCTGACGATCATGACCCAGCTCACCACCGGCGATCAGGCCATGAACGAGGCGCTCTTCGCCCAGTACAAGCGCACCGCCTTCGATCGCGAGGTGGGCTGGTCCAAGGTCCTCGAGGCGCTCGGCGCGTTCGGTTCCGAGCGCAAGGACCACAACGGCTGA
- a CDS encoding IPT/TIG domain-containing protein, producing MRVALSLIRTALLLSASVALSACASATLPVATLERLEAGVGNTESNVRPEVPPTVTGTLRLSILWPERRDYRTLAIPLRTNAITVQVLDVAEHRLAEAVITRPQAGTWVTTANLTVPAGADRRVVVKAFQEQVPGFDSVPIAQGDVTVTVEPSQEVTADLALVPQTMPEIASIPSSGAPLSTVVITGSGFKGWGQPVEVRFGGSLAPYVSGNETQLTAVVPTQAEDGPITVTADGLTVTSAQGFRVIRALALSPETAVASAGAPIDYLLGATDKLGVPIPNPVVTWFFQQTCPVLSLPGEATPSTLLDGLFTPGSTGSYEIRATAGSLIATASVTVN from the coding sequence TTGCGCGTTGCGTTGTCCTTGATTCGAACCGCTTTGCTGCTGAGCGCAAGTGTCGCGCTGAGCGCATGCGCCAGCGCGACGCTGCCGGTTGCCACCCTCGAGCGTCTAGAAGCGGGCGTGGGCAACACTGAATCGAACGTGCGGCCCGAGGTGCCGCCCACGGTCACCGGGACGCTGCGCCTGTCCATTCTCTGGCCCGAGCGTCGTGACTACCGGACGCTGGCCATTCCTCTCCGCACCAACGCCATCACGGTCCAGGTGCTTGATGTTGCCGAACATCGCCTGGCCGAGGCTGTGATCACGCGCCCCCAGGCCGGAACGTGGGTAACGACGGCCAACCTCACCGTGCCCGCAGGAGCCGATCGTCGGGTCGTGGTCAAGGCCTTCCAGGAGCAGGTCCCGGGATTCGACTCGGTCCCGATCGCCCAGGGTGACGTCACCGTCACGGTCGAGCCGAGCCAGGAGGTGACGGCGGATCTGGCACTCGTTCCCCAGACCATGCCGGAGATCGCATCGATTCCATCCAGCGGGGCTCCCCTTTCCACCGTCGTGATCACGGGGAGCGGCTTCAAGGGCTGGGGCCAGCCGGTGGAGGTGCGCTTCGGCGGGAGCCTCGCCCCCTACGTCTCCGGCAACGAAACCCAGCTCACCGCCGTGGTTCCGACCCAGGCCGAGGATGGCCCCATCACCGTGACGGCGGACGGACTGACGGTGACGAGCGCGCAGGGCTTCCGGGTCATCCGGGCCCTCGCGCTGAGTCCCGAAACCGCCGTCGCATCGGCTGGCGCCCCGATAGACTACCTCCTCGGCGCAACCGACAAGCTCGGCGTTCCGATCCCGAACCCGGTCGTCACGTGGTTCTTCCAGCAAACCTGCCCGGTCCTTTCGCTGCCTGGTGAAGCGACCCCGTCCACCTTGCTCGACGGCCTCTTCACCCCTGGCTCGACGGGCAGCTACGAGATCCGCGCCACTGCCGGCAGCCTCATTGCCACCGCCTCGGTCACGGTCAACTAG
- a CDS encoding IPT/TIG domain-containing protein gives MKQLRHAIQWHIWKAIALALVVTGCAPAGVTPPLVPELAGRVDFGGRKVQADIEEVALAATVSLIDTDSNVTVATTLTDTSGKFVLTFGSRFRPGGKVYYLEASKGLSSNLAGHDAVRLRTMARYQPGGWVTLTNRLPGVGIWLNLSTTALSVIASLEGSASIPPEGLLSTVTPGTLDSSLSPPTPDTFEPSGTGITNLAFHQVYGLMDRLLANDVDPVAGLAKRPDGYGMAESVPLGPPPTLLTIVPAANAVGTVVILYGTNFEPVASDQTVSFGGVVAPVLAATPTRLTVRVPAGAATGPVIVRARTGVTGSVAFTVTATSSSDIGGSFSAR, from the coding sequence ATGAAACAGCTGAGACACGCCATTCAATGGCATATTTGGAAGGCGATCGCTTTGGCCCTCGTCGTGACGGGCTGCGCCCCGGCAGGCGTCACGCCCCCGCTCGTTCCCGAGCTCGCGGGGAGGGTCGATTTCGGGGGGCGTAAGGTCCAGGCCGACATCGAGGAGGTTGCCCTGGCTGCCACGGTTTCGCTGATCGATACCGACAGCAACGTGACCGTGGCCACCACGCTCACGGATACCAGTGGAAAGTTCGTCCTCACCTTCGGCAGCAGGTTTCGTCCCGGCGGCAAGGTGTACTACCTGGAGGCCTCCAAGGGGCTGTCCAGCAACCTCGCGGGCCACGACGCCGTCCGCCTCCGAACGATGGCCCGGTACCAGCCTGGTGGCTGGGTCACCCTCACCAACCGATTGCCCGGGGTGGGCATCTGGCTGAACCTGTCCACGACCGCCCTCTCCGTGATCGCCAGTTTGGAGGGGAGCGCGTCGATCCCGCCAGAGGGGTTGCTCAGCACGGTCACTCCGGGAACCCTCGACTCGTCCTTGAGTCCACCGACCCCCGACACGTTCGAACCCTCGGGGACGGGCATCACGAACCTGGCCTTCCACCAGGTCTACGGGCTCATGGACCGTCTTCTGGCCAACGACGTTGACCCGGTGGCGGGGCTGGCGAAGCGACCGGACGGTTACGGGATGGCCGAGAGCGTGCCTTTGGGACCGCCGCCCACCCTTCTCACGATCGTTCCGGCGGCGAACGCCGTCGGCACCGTCGTGATCCTGTATGGCACGAACTTCGAGCCTGTCGCCTCCGACCAGACGGTCTCATTCGGCGGCGTCGTGGCCCCCGTGCTGGCCGCGACGCCGACCCGGCTAACGGTGCGCGTGCCCGCAGGAGCCGCCACGGGGCCCGTGATCGTGCGGGCGAGGACGGGCGTCACCGGATCCGTGGCCTTCACTGTCACCGCCACCTCCTCGTCCGACATCGGGGGTTCCTTCAGCGCGAGGTGA
- a CDS encoding IPT/TIG domain-containing protein — protein sequence MVPNTLGATHLEAAAPSGRLNVAVRWPARGEFRAQLIPTSANMIRIQVRDVAGELMARAEFIRPGDESTIATASFALSSGTGRSVLVQAFRELVPAPGVAPVAEGSSTGITIWPSTSAAVTVTLVPTLGPVIYDMTPNGGPGSLVRIVGGNFQTGPLLVRMAGRSIDPFVTLRGDLLEFEVPPDAQDGPVEVDVDGVKESRPFQVIRSITLAQDAFDQVATGSVVNLVAEARTASGQLIREPELGWLVDRPAPESSLAQGAFTPLATGTFVVRVYSGTIVATASVKTP from the coding sequence GTGGTCCCGAACACGCTTGGCGCCACGCACCTCGAAGCCGCCGCACCAAGCGGCAGGCTAAACGTCGCCGTGCGCTGGCCTGCGCGTGGCGAGTTCCGAGCGCAGCTGATCCCGACCAGCGCCAACATGATCCGGATCCAGGTCCGAGATGTCGCCGGTGAGCTGATGGCGCGCGCCGAGTTCATTCGCCCGGGGGATGAGAGCACGATCGCGACCGCCAGCTTCGCCCTTTCCTCGGGCACCGGACGCAGCGTGCTCGTCCAGGCCTTCCGAGAGCTGGTGCCTGCCCCTGGCGTTGCGCCGGTGGCCGAGGGAAGCAGCACGGGCATCACCATTTGGCCGAGCACGTCCGCCGCGGTCACGGTGACGCTGGTCCCGACGCTCGGCCCAGTGATCTACGACATGACGCCCAACGGCGGGCCGGGCAGCCTGGTTAGGATCGTGGGGGGCAACTTCCAGACCGGCCCGCTCTTGGTCCGGATGGCCGGCCGAAGTATCGACCCGTTCGTGACCCTGCGCGGCGATCTCCTGGAGTTCGAAGTCCCGCCCGATGCCCAGGACGGGCCCGTGGAGGTCGACGTGGACGGGGTGAAGGAGAGCCGGCCGTTCCAGGTCATCCGTTCGATCACCCTGGCCCAGGATGCCTTTGACCAGGTGGCGACGGGCTCCGTGGTGAACCTCGTGGCCGAGGCCCGTACGGCCAGTGGTCAGCTCATCCGCGAGCCGGAGCTCGGCTGGTTGGTCGATCGCCCGGCCCCCGAGAGTTCGCTGGCCCAGGGCGCCTTCACGCCGCTGGCCACGGGAACCTTCGTCGTGCGCGTCTACTCGGGGACGATCGTCGCGACCGCATCGGTGAAAACGCCATGA